A single Epinephelus lanceolatus isolate andai-2023 chromosome 22, ASM4190304v1, whole genome shotgun sequence DNA region contains:
- the LOC117272808 gene encoding E3 ubiquitin-protein ligase TRIM39-like encodes MASSGMLPEKQFQCSICQQVFTDPVTTPCGHNFCQACIQSVWDSSKVCQCPTCNKSFTPRPEIGINTAFKELADTFRNIVICSSASPLCTAKPGEVVCDVCAATSLQVKALKSCLVCLTSYCKAHLEPHQRVATLKIHKLIEPVRNLQERMCKKHERLLEMFCRDEQKCVCQFCTETMHKDHQAVTIEDESQERKVQIKQTEADFQQMIQERLKKVEEIKNCLKLSNASAEKEMKESDRLLTSLIRSIEERHTEVHTEIKEKQKAAERRSEELVEELQQEITELQRRNAELEELRDTDDHLHILQKSPSLMSPPPTREWSEISIHPELCVGAVRRALSKLDDTLKNELDSLKNEEIKRMQKYAVDVVLDPDTAHPNIVLSSDGKQAGRAELLHIVPDIPQRFDPVICVLGKKGYMSGRFYFQVVVAAKTFWDLGVVKESVNRKGMITSKPENGFWTVRLRNGTEYRALDSPSVHLPLKDKPQIVGVFTDYEEGIVSFFDVETRSHIYSFTGCLFSERIFPFFSPGVYDEGKNVAALVITAVNPET; translated from the exons ATGGCCTCCTCAGGTATGTTACCAGAGAAACAGTTCCAGTGCTCCATCTGCCAGCAAGTGTTCACCGACCCGGTCACCACTCCCTGTGGACACAACTTCTGCCAGGCCTGCATCCAGAGTGTGTGGGACAGCAGCAAGGTCTGCCAGTGCCCCACCTGTAACAAATCATTCACCCCCCGTCCTGAAATCGGCATCAACACAGCCTTCAAAGAGCTGGCGGACACGTTTAGAAACATTGTCATTTGTTCGTCAGCGTCACCACTGTGCACGGCCAAACCAGGTGAGGTGGTGTGTGATGTCTGCGCGGCGACATCCCTGCAGGTGAAGGCCCTGAAGTCCTGCCTGGTGTGTCTGACCTCGTACTGTAAAGCCCACCTGGAGCCTCACCAGAGAGTCGCCACCTTGAAGATCCACAAGCTGATCGAGCCGGTGAGGAACCTGCAGGAGAGGATGTGCAAGAAGCACGAGAGGCTGCTGGAGATGTTCTGCAGGGATGAACAGAAGTGTGTGTGCCAGTTCTGCACCGAGACCATGCACAAAGACCACCAGGCTGTTACAATAGAGGACGAGAGTCAGGAGCGGAAG GTCCAAATCAAGCAGACTGAGGCAGATTTTCAGCAGATGATTCAGGAGCGACTGAAGAAAGTGGAGGAGATCAAAAACTGTCTGAAGCTCAGCAAC GCAAGTGCAGAGAAGGAGATGAAGGAGAGCGACCGTCTTCTCACGTCTCTGATTCGCTCGATTGAGGAGAGACACACTGAAGTCCACACAGAGATCAAGGAGAAGCAGAAAGCAGCGGAGAGGAGGTCAGAGGAGCTCGtcgaggagctgcagcaggaaatCACTGAACTGCAGAGGAGGAACGCTGAGCTGGAGGAGCTGAGGGACACTGACGACCATCTGCACATCTTACAG AAGTCGCCCTCTCTGATGTCACCTCCACCCACCAGAGAGTGGTCAGAGATCAGCATCCACCCTGAATTGTGCGTGGGGGCGGTGAGGAGAGCGCTGTCTAAGCTGGACGACACCTTGAAGAATGAACTGGACAGCCTGAAGAATGAAG AGATAAAGAGGATGCAGAAATATGCAG TTGACGTGGTTCTAGACCCGGACACTGCCCATCCAAACATCGTCCTGTCAAGTGACGGAAAGCAGGCGGGCCGCGCTGAGCTGCTACACATTGTGCCAGATATCCCTCAACGCTTTGACCCCGTCATTTGTGTCCTAGGCAAGAAAGGCTACATGTCTGGGAGGTTCTACTTCCAG GTGGTAGTAGCAGCAAAGACCTTCTGGGACCTGGGCGTGGTCAAAGAGTCTGTCAACAGGAAGGGGATGATCACCTCCAAGCCAGAGAACGGCTTCTGGACGGTGCGGCTGAGGAACGGCACAGAGTATCGCGCTTTGGATTCCCCCTCAGTCCATCTTCCCCTCAAGGACAAGCCGCAGATTGTGGGAGTGTTTACGGATTACGAGGAGGGGATTGTGTCGTTCTTTGATGTGGAGACCAGGTCTCATATCTACTCTTTCACTGGGTGCTTGTTCTCTGAGAGGATCTTCCCCTTCTTCAGCCCGGGTGTTTATGATGAAGGGAAGAATGTAGCGGCATTGGTTATCACAGCTGTTAATCCTGAGACGTAG